The following DNA comes from Acidobacteriota bacterium.
GGAGACCGACAAGGTGGTGGCCGACATCCCCGCCCCGCGCGACGGCGCCGTGGTGGACCGCTTCGGCGCCGTGGGCGAGATCATCAACGTGGGCGACGCGCTGATCGAGCTCGAGATCGAGGGCGTCGCCGGCGCCGAGGCCCAGGCCATCGCCGCCGAGAAGCCGAAACCCAGGACCCAGGAGCCGGTGGACGAGGCGGGCTTCGGCGTCGTCGGCACCATCGAGGTGGCCGGCGACGCCGCCGTGCTCCCCGCCGGCAGCGAGGGGCTCCCCGCCGCGCCCGTCGCGCCGGAGGCCGCGCCGCGCCGCAAAGCGTTGGCCACGCCGGTGTCGCGGGCCATGGCCCGGGAGCTCGGCGTCGACATCGACCAGGTGGCGGGCACCGGCCCCGGCGGCCGGGTGATGAAGTCGGACATCCAGGCGCACTACGACCGGCTTCGCACCGCCGCGCCGGCACCAGCCCCGGCGGCCGCGCCGGCACCGGACGTGCCGCGGGTGGAGTACGAGCCGCTCTCCATGATCCGGAAGGCCATCGCCCGCAACATGGCCGTGTCGAAGGGGACCGCCGCCCATATGACGGTGATTGACGAGGTGGAAGTCTCGGCGCTCGTGGCGCTGCGGCGGGACCACAAGGACCGCCTCCAGGCCCGGGGGGTGAGCCTGACCTACCTGCCGTTCGTGCTCAAGGCCGTCGCCGGAGCGCTGAAGCGCCACCGGAGTTTGAACTCCCAGCTCGACCTCGAGAACAACCGGATGGTCTACCAGCTCGACGTGAACATCGGCATCGCCGTGGACACCGACGACGGCCTGGTGGTCCCGGTGATCCGACACGCCGACCGGCTCAGCATCCTGGAGCTGGCGGCACGGATCCAGGAGTTCGCCGCCCGGGCCCGCGAGCGCAAGCTGACCCTGGACGACTTCAAGGGCGGCACCTTCACCGTGACCAACTACGGCGCCATCGGCGGGCTGTTCGGCGTGCCGGTGATCAACTATCCGCAAGCGGCCATCCTCGGCATCGGCCGCGTCGTGGAGCGGCCGGTGGTCAAGGACGGCCAGCTCGCCGTGGGCCGCGTGATGCCGCTGTCGCTGTCGGTGGACCACCGGATCGTGGACGGCGGCGCCACCACGCGCTTCCTCAACGACGTGATGGCGTCGCTGCGGGAGCCGGTGGGAATGTTGTTGGGTGAATAGCAAATTCGGTGAATCGGTGAGTGGTTGAATCGGGCAGAAGCAGAAGAGAGGAGCCATGAACATGGAGCGCAAGACAACGCCGGATTATGACCTGCTGATCGTGGGCGCCGGACCCGCCGGCTACGTGGCGGCCATCCGTGCCGGCCAGGTGGGCCTCAAGACCGCCCTGGTGGAGAGGGACCATGTCGGCGGTATGTGCCTGAACTGGGGCTGCATCCCCACCAAGGCCATGCTCGAGAGCGCCCGGCTCCTGGAGCGGATCCGCCAGGCCCGGCAGTTCGGCATTGACGGCATCGACGAATCGAAGCTCCGGCTCAACTGGGGCGCCGCCCGGGACCGCGCCAGCCGGGTGGTCCAGCGGCTGGCCGGCAACATCGAGGTCTACCTCGGCCGGTACGGCGTCGAGACCATCCGCGGCGAGGCCGAGCTCCTCGCGCCCACGACGGTCCGGGTGGGCCGGCGGGTGATCGAGGCCGGGCGCGTGATCCTGGCCACCGGCTCCCGGCCCGCACCGCTTCCGGCGGCGGTGCCGCCGGAGCTGGCCCTGGAGATCGACGGGCTGTTCGCCCTGCGCGCGCTCCCCGCCAGCGTCGCCGTGGTGGGCCAGGGACCCAACGCCATGGAGCTGGCGCTGCTCCTCAAGATGGCCGGCAGCGTGGTGACGCTGGTCTCGCCGGCGGCGACGCTGCTGCCCATGGCGGATCCCTACCTGTCGACCTACGCCCTCAACCGGCTGCGCCACCAGGGTGTGCGGGTCCTCCTCGAGGCCGTCCCCACCGGCGGCACCGCCGGCGGCATCCTCGTGGGCGAGGAGCGGATCCTGTGCGAGCGGGTGCTCAACGCCGCGCGGCGCCGTGCGGTCATCCCTAAGGTGGAGTTCGAGCTCACCCTCGACGACGGCTTCGTCTTCACCGACGACTACCTCCAGGCGGGCCATTCGACACTCTTCGCTGTGGGCGATGTGAACGGCCGCAGCGCCACCGCCCACGCCGCGTCGGCCCAGGGGCTGCACGCCGTCAACGTGATCCAGGGCGTGCGGTGGAAATTGGACGCGCGCCGCTACCCGCTCAACATCTACACCTTCCCCGAGATCGCCCAGGTGGGGCTCACCGAGCCCGAAATCCAGGCCCGCGGGATCGACTACCGGGTCCACGAGTACCCGTTGGCGGCCAACGCCAAGGCGCTGGCCGAGGGGAACGCCGAGGGCTTCATCCGCCTGCTCGCGGAGCGACGCTTCGGCGAGGTGCTGGGCGTGCAGATCGTCGCCGCCCATGCCACCGACATGATCGCCGAGGCCGCCGCCATCATCCAGGCCGAGGGGACCGTCCATGATGTGGCGCGCATCGCGCACGCCCACCCCACGGTGTCGGAGGTGTTCCTCGAAGCGGGCCTGGCGGCGCTGGGCCGTCCGCTCCACGAATAATTGATGGTTGATAGTTGATAGTTGATAGTTGATGGTTGATAGTTGATGGTTGATAGTTGATGGTTCGTGCTCGTAATCGTAATTCGTAATCGTCATCTTAGTCGAAGCTTATGGTGAATGGGTGAATGGGTGAGTAGGTGAGTAGGTGAGTAGGTGAATAGGTGATTGGGTAGTGGTTAAGGGTTGAGGGTTGGAGTTGAGGTGCGAT
Coding sequences within:
- a CDS encoding 2-oxo acid dehydrogenase subunit E2, with protein sequence MRYIFKFPDIGEGVHEGKILKWHVEKGQRVAMGDPVVQVETDKVVADIPAPRDGAVVDRFGAVGEIINVGDALIELEIEGVAGAEAQAIAAEKPKPRTQEPVDEAGFGVVGTIEVAGDAAVLPAGSEGLPAAPVAPEAAPRRKALATPVSRAMARELGVDIDQVAGTGPGGRVMKSDIQAHYDRLRTAAPAPAPAAAPAPDVPRVEYEPLSMIRKAIARNMAVSKGTAAHMTVIDEVEVSALVALRRDHKDRLQARGVSLTYLPFVLKAVAGALKRHRSLNSQLDLENNRMVYQLDVNIGIAVDTDDGLVVPVIRHADRLSILELAARIQEFAARARERKLTLDDFKGGTFTVTNYGAIGGLFGVPVINYPQAAILGIGRVVERPVVKDGQLAVGRVMPLSLSVDHRIVDGGATTRFLNDVMASLREPVGMLLGE
- a CDS encoding FAD-dependent oxidoreductase translates to MERKTTPDYDLLIVGAGPAGYVAAIRAGQVGLKTALVERDHVGGMCLNWGCIPTKAMLESARLLERIRQARQFGIDGIDESKLRLNWGAARDRASRVVQRLAGNIEVYLGRYGVETIRGEAELLAPTTVRVGRRVIEAGRVILATGSRPAPLPAAVPPELALEIDGLFALRALPASVAVVGQGPNAMELALLLKMAGSVVTLVSPAATLLPMADPYLSTYALNRLRHQGVRVLLEAVPTGGTAGGILVGEERILCERVLNAARRRAVIPKVEFELTLDDGFVFTDDYLQAGHSTLFAVGDVNGRSATAHAASAQGLHAVNVIQGVRWKLDARRYPLNIYTFPEIAQVGLTEPEIQARGIDYRVHEYPLAANAKALAEGNAEGFIRLLAERRFGEVLGVQIVAAHATDMIAEAAAIIQAEGTVHDVARIAHAHPTVSEVFLEAGLAALGRPLHE